A single region of the Bacillus cereus genome encodes:
- a CDS encoding phage holin family protein, whose translation MRWIVSLLVNSVVLIAVSGLLKGVAPDAFYIANIQTAIIASIILAILNVFVKPLLILITLPITVVTFGFFLIVINAITLKMADSLLGDAFNISGFGVAIIAAICISIFNMIIEKAIVEPLYEKKRK comes from the coding sequence ATGAGATGGATTGTATCACTTCTTGTAAATAGCGTTGTGTTAATCGCTGTGTCAGGACTTTTAAAAGGGGTTGCACCAGACGCATTTTACATAGCAAATATACAAACTGCAATTATTGCGAGTATTATATTGGCGATTTTAAACGTATTTGTAAAGCCACTTTTAATTTTAATTACGCTACCAATTACTGTTGTAACTTTCGGTTTCTTCTTAATTGTTATTAATGCGATTACGTTAAAAATGGCAGATTCATTATTAGGAGATGCTTTTAATATATCAGGATTTGGTGTAGCGATTATTGCGGCAATTTGTATTTCGATTTTTAATATGATAATTGAAAAGGCAATTGTTGAACCGTTATATGAAAAAAAGAGAAAATGA
- the uvrA gene encoding excinuclease ABC subunit UvrA, producing the protein MSKDFIVVKGARAHNLKNIDVTIPRNQLVVVTGLSGSGKSSLAFDTIYAEGQRRYVESLSAYARQFLGQMDKPDVDTIEGLSPAISIDQKTTSRNPRSTVGTVTEIYDYLRLLFARIGTPICPNHGIEITSQTVEQMVDRVLEYPERTKLQVLAPIVSGRKGAHVKVLEDIKKQGYVRVRVNGEMLDVSEEITLDKNKKHSIEVVIDRIVVKEGIASRLADSLESALKLGGGRVLIDVMGEEELLFSEHHACPHCGFSIGELEPRMFSFNSPFGACPSCDGLGSKLEVDLELVIPNWDVSLNEHAIAPWEPTSSQYYPQLLRSVCNHYGVDMDTPVKDIPKDLFDKVLYGSGEEKVYFRYVNEFGQVKENEILFEGVIPNIERRYRETSSDYVREQMEKYMAEQACPKCKGGRLKPESLAVFVGDKTIADVTKYSVQEVQEFFSNVELTEKQQKIAHLILREIQERVGFLVNVGLDYLTLSRAAGTLSGGEAQRIRLATQIGSRLTGVLYILDEPSIGLHQRDNDRLIRTLQEMRDLGNTLIVVEHDEDTMMAADYLLDIGPGAGIHGGQVVSAGTPAEVMQDENSLTGKYLSGKEFIPVPLERRKGDGRKVEIVGAKENNLKNAKMSFPLGTFVAVTGVSGSGKSTMINEVLYKALAQKLYKAKAKPGAHKEIKGLEQLDKVIDIDQSPIGRTPRSNPATYTGVFDDIRDVFAQTNEAKVRGYQKGRFSFNVKGGRCEACRGDGIIKIEMHFLPDVYVPCEVCHGKRYNRETLEVKYKDKNISEVLAMTIEDGVEFFANIPKIKRKLQTLVDVGLGYMKLGQPATTLSGGEAQRVKLASELHRRSTGRTLYILDEPTTGLHAHDIARLLEVLQRLVESGETVLVIEHNLDVIKTADYIIDLGPEGGDKGGQIVASGTPEQVVKEERSYTGKYLKEILDRDKARMKEKIKEVELSQ; encoded by the coding sequence ATGAGCAAGGATTTTATTGTTGTAAAAGGTGCCAGAGCACATAACTTGAAAAATATTGATGTAACCATTCCAAGAAATCAGCTTGTTGTTGTAACGGGATTGTCTGGTTCAGGGAAATCATCGTTAGCATTCGATACGATTTATGCAGAAGGGCAGCGCAGATACGTAGAATCGTTATCTGCGTATGCACGTCAGTTTTTAGGGCAAATGGATAAACCTGATGTGGATACGATCGAAGGATTGTCACCAGCGATTTCGATCGATCAAAAAACGACGAGTCGTAATCCGCGTTCAACTGTCGGAACAGTGACGGAGATTTATGATTATTTACGTTTATTATTTGCGCGAATTGGTACGCCAATTTGTCCGAATCATGGAATTGAAATTACATCGCAAACAGTAGAACAGATGGTAGACCGTGTTCTTGAATATCCTGAACGTACGAAATTACAAGTGTTAGCTCCTATCGTGTCAGGACGCAAAGGTGCACATGTAAAAGTGCTTGAAGATATTAAGAAGCAAGGTTATGTTCGTGTACGTGTCAATGGTGAAATGCTTGATGTATCTGAAGAGATTACGTTAGACAAAAATAAGAAGCATTCTATAGAAGTTGTAATTGACCGTATTGTTGTAAAAGAAGGAATTGCGAGTCGTCTTGCAGATTCACTCGAAAGTGCTTTAAAGCTTGGCGGGGGCCGAGTTTTAATCGACGTTATGGGAGAAGAAGAACTTCTCTTTAGTGAGCATCACGCATGTCCACATTGTGGTTTTTCAATTGGTGAATTAGAGCCGCGTATGTTCTCGTTCAACAGTCCGTTCGGCGCATGTCCTTCTTGTGATGGACTTGGCTCAAAGCTAGAAGTAGATTTAGAGCTTGTTATTCCGAATTGGGATGTATCATTAAATGAACATGCGATTGCTCCGTGGGAACCGACAAGTTCACAATATTACCCGCAACTTTTACGATCTGTATGTAATCACTACGGCGTTGATATGGATACGCCTGTGAAAGATATACCGAAAGATTTATTTGATAAAGTATTGTACGGAAGCGGGGAAGAGAAAGTTTATTTCCGCTATGTGAATGAATTTGGTCAAGTAAAGGAAAATGAGATTTTATTTGAAGGTGTTATTCCGAATATCGAGCGTCGTTATCGTGAGACGAGTTCTGATTATGTTCGTGAGCAAATGGAGAAATATATGGCAGAGCAAGCCTGTCCGAAGTGTAAAGGCGGACGCTTAAAGCCTGAGAGTTTAGCTGTTTTCGTTGGGGATAAAACGATCGCCGATGTTACAAAGTATTCTGTTCAAGAAGTACAGGAATTCTTCTCGAATGTTGAGTTAACGGAGAAACAACAAAAAATTGCTCATTTAATTTTAAGAGAAATTCAGGAGCGCGTTGGATTCTTAGTGAACGTTGGTTTAGATTATTTAACGTTAAGTCGTGCTGCAGGAACTTTATCAGGTGGTGAGGCGCAGCGTATTCGTTTAGCGACACAAATTGGTTCTCGTCTTACGGGTGTGCTTTACATTCTTGATGAGCCTTCTATCGGTTTGCATCAACGTGATAATGATCGTCTTATTCGTACATTGCAGGAAATGCGTGATTTAGGAAATACGTTAATTGTCGTTGAGCATGATGAAGATACGATGATGGCTGCTGATTATTTACTTGATATCGGACCGGGTGCAGGTATTCACGGTGGTCAAGTTGTATCAGCGGGTACACCAGCTGAAGTGATGCAAGACGAAAATTCATTAACTGGGAAATATTTAAGCGGTAAAGAGTTCATTCCAGTACCACTTGAAAGACGTAAAGGTGACGGACGTAAAGTGGAGATCGTCGGTGCGAAAGAAAACAACTTGAAAAACGCGAAAATGTCATTCCCTCTAGGTACATTTGTAGCGGTAACAGGTGTATCTGGATCTGGAAAAAGTACGATGATTAATGAAGTGTTATATAAAGCGTTAGCTCAAAAGCTATATAAAGCAAAAGCGAAGCCAGGGGCTCATAAAGAAATTAAGGGTCTTGAGCAGTTAGATAAAGTTATTGATATTGATCAATCACCAATCGGGCGTACACCACGTTCCAACCCAGCTACGTATACAGGTGTATTCGATGATATTCGTGATGTGTTTGCGCAAACGAATGAAGCGAAAGTGCGCGGATATCAAAAGGGACGTTTTAGCTTTAACGTAAAAGGTGGCCGTTGTGAAGCGTGCCGCGGTGATGGAATTATAAAAATCGAAATGCATTTCTTACCAGACGTGTATGTACCGTGCGAAGTTTGTCACGGTAAACGCTACAACCGTGAAACGTTGGAAGTTAAATATAAAGATAAGAACATTTCTGAAGTATTAGCAATGACGATTGAAGATGGGGTAGAGTTCTTTGCTAATATCCCGAAAATTAAGCGTAAACTTCAAACGCTTGTAGATGTAGGGCTTGGTTATATGAAATTAGGGCAACCAGCTACAACGTTATCAGGTGGCGAGGCGCAACGTGTGAAATTAGCTTCTGAATTGCACCGTCGTTCTACAGGGCGTACATTATACATTTTAGATGAGCCAACGACTGGCTTACATGCCCATGATATTGCGCGTCTTCTAGAAGTGTTGCAACGTCTTGTTGAGAGTGGCGAGACAGTACTTGTAATTGAGCATAATTTAGATGTTATTAAAACAGCTGATTATATCATTGACCTTGGACCAGAAGGCGGGGACAAAGGCGGACAAATCGTTGCTTCCGGAACGCCAGAGCAAGTAGTGAAAGAAGAGCGCTCGTATACAGGTAAGTATTTAAAAGAGATTTTAGATCGTGATAAAGCAAGAATGAAAGAGAAAATAAAAGAAGTAGAGTTATCGCAATAA
- the uvrB gene encoding excinuclease ABC subunit B, giving the protein MEHPFEIISEYSPQGDQPGAIEKLVEGINSGKKKQVLLGATGTGKTFTISNVIKEVQKPTLVMAHNKTLAGQLYSELKDFFPNNSVEYFVSYYDYYQPEAYVPHTDTFIEKDAQINDEIDKLRHSATSSLFERDDVIIVASVSCIYGLGSPEEYRELVVSLRVGMEKDRNQLLRELVDVQYGRNDIDFKRGTFRVRGDVVEIFPASLDEHCIRIEFFGDEIDRIREVNALTGEVLAERDHVAIFPASHFVTREEKLKVAIENIEKELEERLKELNDNGKLLEAQRIEQRTRYDLEMMREMGFCSGIENYSRQLTLRPAGSTPYTLLDYFPEDFLIVMDESHVSVPQVRAMYNGDQARKQVLVDHGFRLPSALDNRPLTFDEFEEKTNQVIYVSATPGPYELEQSPEVIEQIIRPTGLLDPPIDIRPIEGQIDDLLGEIQDRILKNERVLITTLTKKMSEDLTDYLKDVGIKVNYLHSEIKTLERIEIIRDLRLGKFDVLVGINLLREGLDIPEVSLVAILDADKEGFLRSERSLIQTIGRAARNANGRVIMYADRITRSMGIAIEETQRRRSIQEAYNEEHGITPKTIQKGVRDVIRATTAAEDTETYEATPAKKMTKKERENTIAKMEAEMKEAAKALDFERAAELRDLLLELKAEG; this is encoded by the coding sequence TTGGAACATCCATTTGAAATTATCTCAGAGTATTCCCCGCAAGGTGATCAGCCGGGAGCGATAGAGAAGCTTGTAGAGGGAATTAATAGTGGTAAGAAAAAGCAAGTGTTGCTTGGAGCAACAGGAACGGGTAAGACATTTACGATTTCAAATGTCATTAAAGAAGTGCAGAAGCCAACACTTGTAATGGCTCATAATAAAACGTTAGCGGGACAGCTATATAGTGAGTTGAAAGATTTCTTTCCTAACAATTCTGTTGAGTATTTTGTTAGTTATTACGATTATTATCAGCCGGAAGCGTACGTACCACATACGGATACATTTATTGAAAAAGATGCGCAAATTAATGATGAAATCGATAAATTACGTCACTCGGCAACGTCTTCTTTATTTGAACGAGATGATGTTATTATCGTTGCGAGTGTGTCATGCATATACGGTTTAGGTTCACCGGAAGAATACCGCGAGTTAGTTGTTTCACTTCGAGTTGGTATGGAAAAGGACCGTAATCAATTGCTTCGTGAACTTGTTGATGTACAGTATGGACGTAATGATATTGATTTCAAGCGTGGTACATTCCGTGTACGCGGAGATGTAGTTGAAATCTTCCCGGCATCACTCGACGAACATTGTATTCGAATTGAATTTTTCGGTGATGAAATAGATCGTATTCGAGAAGTAAATGCATTAACGGGTGAAGTATTAGCAGAACGTGATCATGTAGCAATCTTCCCGGCATCTCACTTCGTTACACGTGAAGAAAAGCTGAAGGTCGCTATTGAAAATATTGAAAAAGAATTAGAAGAACGTTTAAAAGAATTAAATGATAACGGTAAGTTGTTAGAGGCGCAGCGTATAGAACAGCGAACACGTTATGATTTAGAAATGATGCGAGAGATGGGCTTTTGTTCAGGGATTGAAAACTATTCCCGTCAATTAACACTTCGTCCAGCAGGTTCAACACCATATACACTGTTAGACTATTTTCCAGAAGATTTTTTAATTGTTATGGATGAGTCGCACGTATCGGTGCCGCAAGTAAGAGCGATGTATAACGGAGACCAAGCGCGTAAGCAAGTACTTGTAGATCATGGATTCCGTCTGCCATCAGCTTTAGATAATAGACCGCTCACGTTTGATGAGTTTGAAGAGAAAACGAATCAAGTTATTTACGTTTCGGCAACGCCAGGACCATACGAGTTAGAGCAATCACCAGAAGTAATAGAACAAATTATTCGTCCAACAGGTCTGTTAGATCCACCAATTGATATACGACCAATTGAAGGGCAAATTGATGACTTGTTAGGAGAAATTCAAGATCGTATTTTGAAAAATGAACGTGTATTAATTACGACTTTAACGAAAAAAATGTCAGAGGATTTAACGGATTACTTGAAAGATGTAGGAATTAAGGTGAACTATCTTCACTCTGAAATTAAAACGTTAGAACGTATTGAAATTATCCGGGACCTTCGCCTTGGTAAATTTGATGTACTTGTCGGTATTAACTTATTGCGAGAAGGATTAGATATTCCAGAAGTATCACTTGTAGCTATTTTAGATGCTGATAAGGAAGGATTCCTACGTTCAGAGCGTTCATTAATTCAAACAATTGGTCGTGCGGCACGTAATGCAAACGGCCGCGTTATTATGTACGCAGATCGCATAACAAGATCAATGGGAATTGCAATTGAAGAAACACAGCGTCGTCGTAGTATACAAGAAGCTTACAATGAGGAGCATGGTATTACGCCGAAAACGATTCAAAAAGGAGTACGTGACGTTATTCGCGCGACAACAGCAGCTGAGGATACGGAAACATATGAAGCAACACCAGCTAAGAAGATGACGAAAAAAGAACGCGAAAATACAATTGCGAAGATGGAAGCAGAGATGAAGGAAGCAGCAAAAGCGTTAGACTTCGAGCGTGCAGCTGAACTAAGAGATTTACTATTAGAATTAAAGGCGGAAGGGTGA
- a CDS encoding DUF4362 domain-containing protein, producing the protein MTIGKSTGFICLFLFSLVACSQPNNAIDKKNDVVAKGAEISNLDKFEKFVWNVEQGKVDKIRIVQYTHEGDPIFQTLQHSEKDILYVLDNRQDQFAGDHKGLHKGSCKRIVKEQRESETAYRLIDCTNENGRNGYDLLYVLKK; encoded by the coding sequence ATAACAATAGGAAAAAGCACAGGTTTTATATGCTTATTTCTCTTTAGTTTAGTAGCGTGTTCACAACCTAACAATGCAATTGATAAGAAGAATGATGTCGTTGCAAAGGGGGCAGAAATTTCTAATCTAGATAAATTCGAGAAGTTCGTTTGGAATGTGGAACAAGGGAAAGTTGATAAAATAAGAATTGTACAGTATACACATGAAGGTGACCCGATTTTTCAAACGTTACAGCATAGTGAGAAAGATATACTTTATGTGTTAGATAATAGACAAGACCAATTTGCTGGTGACCATAAAGGGTTACATAAAGGTAGTTGTAAAAGGATTGTTAAAGAGCAACGTGAATCAGAAACGGCATATAGGTTAATAGATTGTACGAATGAAAATGGGCGCAATGGATATGACTTATTATATGTACTTAAAAAATAG
- a CDS encoding MerR family transcriptional regulator, with protein MELISIQELTRETGVTVRTLRYYDQIDLLKPSGKTDGGHRLYSERDVVRLQQILFLKEMGFSLKEITNMLITDELNLKVSLEKQLKFVQEEQKKFNRMERILQAVVYSVDVEGELDWKVMFELIQLSKQSPRIREMFQNEVFSRGEQKLLHNLPNMSEEDSNVLEWVDLLKQLRNFMKDGKEASCDEVQGATKKLMQKCLEMANGDEAFLDKLWEVRKSKEDSQKMGMYPIEEELLVYMDEAFRIYDERERDK; from the coding sequence ATGGAGTTGATTTCAATTCAAGAACTAACGAGGGAAACAGGGGTTACAGTAAGGACGCTACGATATTATGATCAAATCGATTTATTAAAGCCGAGTGGGAAAACTGATGGGGGACATCGGTTATATAGCGAGAGAGACGTTGTTCGTTTGCAGCAAATTTTATTTTTAAAAGAAATGGGTTTTTCATTAAAAGAGATTACGAATATGTTAATAACGGATGAGCTCAATTTAAAAGTATCGCTTGAAAAGCAACTTAAGTTTGTACAAGAAGAACAGAAAAAATTTAATCGAATGGAACGTATTTTACAAGCAGTTGTTTATTCAGTAGATGTGGAAGGGGAACTGGATTGGAAAGTTATGTTTGAACTCATTCAGCTTTCGAAACAGTCTCCGCGAATACGTGAGATGTTTCAAAATGAAGTTTTTTCTAGGGGAGAACAAAAGTTGCTTCATAATTTGCCGAACATGAGTGAAGAAGATTCAAATGTTTTAGAGTGGGTAGATTTATTAAAACAATTGCGTAACTTTATGAAAGACGGTAAGGAAGCATCATGTGATGAAGTACAAGGTGCAACAAAGAAACTAATGCAGAAGTGTTTGGAGATGGCAAATGGTGATGAAGCATTTTTAGATAAATTGTGGGAAGTAAGAAAGTCAAAAGAAGATTCACAGAAAATGGGTATGTATCCAATTGAGGAAGAGCTTCTAGTATATATGGATGAGGCTTTTCGTATATATGATGAAAGGGAGAGGGATAAATGA
- a CDS encoding helix-turn-helix transcriptional regulator translates to MGVKNKIKELRKQHHITQIEMAKAMQVTRQTIVAIENHHYNPSLELSLKIAKYFEMKVEEIFMLE, encoded by the coding sequence ATGGGTGTAAAAAATAAAATTAAAGAATTACGAAAACAACATCATATAACGCAAATTGAAATGGCAAAGGCGATGCAAGTGACGCGGCAGACAATCGTGGCAATTGAGAACCATCACTATAACCCGAGTCTAGAGTTATCCCTAAAAATCGCCAAATATTTTGAGATGAAGGTGGAAGAAATATTTATGCTGGAGTAA
- a CDS encoding phosphotransferase enzyme family protein: MFENTTIQRILQEFHIHEPFHYEVTRFSKDKDILIACSTTTYKLLIRLYRDSFTTIEGLQTQGELCHAFIKNGIPVSKRFQTTGGHYYLPAHSFEIPFPITVEEWLPGREMEDQEVTKSLLHTLGRLLGTTHAVSEKHHIHFDYGTYWGMFGGNTSDEPGIYDDIELEANNLKKCLQESVINQTLVDEVFTVFNEKRKQLYKVWSELPKGAVQGDLSPNNILLDDNGAFQSLIDFNIAGNEVFINHLAGEGIFLAYELMGDDKDECFYEFLSAYMKERPLSKLEKETLSLIIQVVRPFRFRRTQKVIQLMNEKRFTDVERELSTMLDLLQHEKEGGI; this comes from the coding sequence ATGTTTGAAAACACTACAATCCAACGTATTTTACAAGAATTCCATATACACGAGCCATTTCACTACGAGGTCACACGTTTTTCAAAAGATAAAGATATACTTATCGCATGTTCTACAACTACATATAAACTATTAATCCGGCTTTATAGAGACTCTTTCACAACAATAGAAGGGCTTCAAACACAAGGGGAACTTTGCCATGCTTTTATTAAAAATGGCATACCAGTATCAAAACGATTCCAAACAACTGGTGGACACTATTACTTACCTGCTCATTCATTTGAAATTCCCTTTCCTATTACGGTGGAAGAATGGCTGCCAGGAAGAGAGATGGAAGATCAAGAAGTAACTAAATCGCTATTACACACGTTAGGAAGACTGTTAGGTACAACACATGCGGTTTCCGAAAAACACCATATTCATTTCGATTACGGTACATATTGGGGAATGTTTGGTGGAAATACTTCCGACGAACCAGGAATATATGATGATATAGAATTAGAAGCAAATAACTTAAAAAAATGTTTACAAGAGAGTGTAATCAATCAAACATTAGTAGATGAAGTTTTCACAGTTTTTAATGAAAAACGCAAACAATTATATAAAGTATGGAGCGAACTCCCAAAAGGAGCTGTACAAGGTGACCTCTCTCCAAACAATATTTTGTTAGACGATAATGGTGCATTCCAATCCCTAATTGACTTCAATATTGCTGGAAATGAGGTGTTTATTAACCACCTTGCCGGAGAAGGAATTTTTTTAGCATATGAACTTATGGGTGATGATAAAGATGAGTGCTTTTACGAATTTTTATCCGCTTATATGAAGGAACGACCTCTCTCTAAACTCGAAAAAGAAACTTTATCTCTCATCATACAAGTCGTGCGCCCATTTCGCTTTAGACGAACTCAGAAAGTAATCCAGCTTATGAATGAAAAGCGATTTACTGATGTGGAAAGGGAATTATCTACTATGCTGGATTTACTGCAACACGAAAAAGAAGGAGGCATCTAA
- a CDS encoding YeiH family protein has product MEQTLVIQKKKGFGFSQGIGITLLIAIVAKYLAELPFLNIMGQLVIAILIGMVWRAAIGIPQEAIAGTNFASKKLLRFGIILLGMRLNLVDIAKAGPKVLVIAAVVITFTIFVVYGLTKVFKVEKKLGILTACGTAICGAAAVVAIAPQVKAKDDETAVGAAIIAILGTIFTLVYTLLYPVLGLSPYGYGVFSGATLHEIAHVIAAAAPGGSTAVDIAVIVKLTRVAMLVPVAILIGLWFGKSEGSKEKKSWRDLPIPWFIFGFLAMSAVHSLGIIPEVVAGYIVVIAYMLIAMAMAGLGLNVEFKTFRKLGSKAFVAGLIGSVCLSVLGYVLVYALGFM; this is encoded by the coding sequence GTGGAACAAACACTTGTTATACAAAAGAAGAAGGGCTTTGGATTTTCGCAAGGTATTGGGATTACGTTATTAATCGCCATTGTCGCGAAATATTTAGCAGAGCTTCCATTTTTAAATATTATGGGACAATTAGTAATCGCTATTCTAATCGGGATGGTTTGGCGCGCGGCAATCGGGATTCCTCAAGAAGCGATAGCGGGAACGAACTTTGCGAGTAAGAAGTTGCTTCGCTTTGGGATCATCTTACTTGGAATGCGGTTGAATCTTGTAGATATTGCAAAGGCGGGACCGAAAGTATTGGTCATCGCTGCAGTTGTTATTACATTTACAATTTTCGTTGTATATGGACTAACGAAAGTATTTAAAGTAGAGAAGAAATTAGGGATTTTAACGGCGTGTGGGACAGCGATTTGCGGTGCTGCTGCGGTCGTGGCAATTGCACCACAAGTGAAAGCAAAGGACGATGAAACGGCGGTTGGCGCCGCAATCATTGCTATTTTAGGTACGATATTTACGCTTGTTTATACGTTATTATATCCGGTTCTTGGCTTATCTCCGTACGGTTACGGTGTATTCTCGGGAGCGACGCTGCATGAAATTGCTCACGTTATTGCGGCTGCAGCGCCAGGCGGTAGCACGGCTGTAGACATCGCAGTTATTGTGAAATTAACGCGCGTAGCGATGCTTGTGCCAGTAGCAATTTTAATCGGATTATGGTTTGGCAAGAGCGAGGGAAGCAAAGAAAAAAAATCGTGGCGCGACCTTCCAATTCCTTGGTTCATCTTCGGATTTTTAGCGATGAGTGCGGTTCATTCGCTTGGAATTATCCCGGAAGTTGTTGCTGGATATATTGTAGTCATTGCGTACATGCTTATCGCAATGGCGATGGCAGGACTCGGTTTAAATGTAGAGTTTAAAACGTTCCGTAAATTAGGAAGCAAAGCATTTGTGGCAGGGCTGATTGGCTCGGTTTGCCTATCGGTACTTGGGTACGTTCTTGTATATGCATTGGGCTTCATGTAA
- a CDS encoding LysR family transcriptional regulator produces the protein MNVDILKIFVTVVEQKHFSRAAELLNLSQPGVSMHIRNLENEFGTTLIQRSPKHVQVTEAGNILYIHAKQMLSLYEDAKQEINELHNVVTGTLRIGASFTIGEYLLPKILARFANENPHVEVHTFISNTEEVLQSLRSNQIDIGLVEGQVVYADVDVETFMQDEMKLVVPPNHPLLHTKDINEATLQDQVWVLRESGSGTRAYSDRFIHQHHLKMKRFFTFSSIQSVKEAVAAGLGIAILSDWTVRKELLAKELFHVEVPNEQLIRPFSIVRGKYFIPSKAIQVFLNYVDSFAKKQH, from the coding sequence ATGAACGTCGACATTTTGAAAATCTTTGTTACTGTCGTTGAACAAAAACATTTTTCGCGTGCTGCGGAACTATTAAACCTTTCACAACCTGGCGTAAGCATGCACATTCGCAACTTGGAAAATGAATTTGGAACTACACTTATTCAGCGCTCCCCAAAGCATGTCCAAGTTACGGAAGCTGGAAACATATTATACATTCATGCGAAGCAAATGCTTTCACTTTATGAAGACGCAAAACAGGAAATTAACGAACTGCATAACGTCGTAACAGGAACACTTCGCATCGGTGCTAGTTTTACAATTGGTGAATACTTACTTCCCAAAATACTTGCACGCTTTGCCAATGAAAATCCACACGTCGAAGTTCATACATTTATCTCAAATACAGAAGAAGTTTTGCAAAGCCTTCGCTCTAATCAAATTGATATCGGCTTAGTAGAAGGCCAAGTCGTATACGCCGATGTAGACGTTGAAACGTTTATGCAAGATGAAATGAAGCTCGTCGTCCCTCCAAACCATCCATTACTTCACACCAAGGATATAAACGAAGCTACTCTCCAAGACCAAGTATGGGTATTAAGAGAGAGTGGCTCTGGGACACGTGCTTATAGTGACCGCTTTATTCATCAACACCATTTAAAAATGAAGCGATTCTTTACATTCAGTAGTATACAAAGCGTAAAGGAAGCCGTCGCTGCCGGGCTTGGCATCGCTATCCTTTCTGATTGGACTGTACGGAAAGAGCTACTGGCAAAAGAGCTATTCCACGTCGAAGTTCCAAATGAACAACTAATCCGGCCATTCTCCATCGTGCGCGGCAAATATTTCATTCCATCTAAAGCCATTCAAGTATTTTTAAATTATGTAGATTCTTTTGCGAAAAAACAACATTGA
- a CDS encoding MerR family transcriptional regulator: MRIGELSKETGVSERSLRHYEEKGLLPSNRLTNGYRDFDESAIEKVELIQMYLQLGLNLEETAKMMRCLEIEPHLYENPCSSILALYEDKLNEVTRQISLLSSIQTNLQKHVSLLKQAKEKG; encoded by the coding sequence TTGCGAATCGGAGAGTTATCAAAAGAAACTGGCGTTAGCGAAAGATCACTAAGACATTATGAAGAAAAGGGATTGCTCCCTTCAAATCGCCTCACAAACGGCTATCGTGATTTCGACGAAAGTGCCATTGAAAAAGTAGAGCTTATTCAAATGTACTTACAGCTTGGCTTAAATTTAGAAGAGACGGCAAAAATGATGCGCTGCCTTGAAATTGAACCACACCTGTACGAAAATCCTTGCAGCAGTATCCTTGCACTTTATGAAGATAAACTCAATGAAGTAACAAGACAAATCTCATTACTTTCCAGCATTCAAACGAATTTGCAAAAACACGTTTCACTCCTAAAACAAGCAAAAGAAAAGGGATGA
- a CDS encoding flavodoxin family protein, whose protein sequence is MFVIHGSSRQNGNTEALTHMMIDGIEAEQIYLRDHTVHPITDQRHDAEGFQPVNDDYEQLIERMLEHDTIIFATPLYWYGMSGHMKNFVDRWSQSLRNTSLHFKEKMKSKKMYVVIVGGDSPKLKALPLIVQFQYIFDFVGSSFEGYIIGDANGLDEIKNDAEALAKAQFYNNKFKNSKQK, encoded by the coding sequence ATGTTTGTTATACACGGCAGTTCCAGACAAAACGGAAATACAGAAGCTTTAACACATATGATGATTGATGGAATTGAAGCAGAACAAATTTACTTGCGCGACCATACAGTCCATCCAATTACAGATCAACGTCATGATGCAGAAGGATTCCAACCTGTAAACGATGACTACGAGCAGTTAATCGAGCGCATGCTAGAGCACGACACGATTATCTTCGCTACACCGCTATACTGGTACGGAATGAGCGGCCACATGAAGAACTTCGTTGATCGCTGGTCACAAAGCTTACGCAATACATCTCTTCATTTCAAAGAAAAAATGAAAAGCAAAAAAATGTACGTTGTCATCGTTGGCGGAGACAGTCCAAAACTGAAAGCATTGCCGCTTATCGTCCAGTTTCAATATATCTTTGATTTTGTTGGCTCATCATTTGAAGGGTATATTATTGGGGATGCGAATGGACTAGATGAAATCAAGAACGATGCTGAGGCGCTGGCAAAAGCACAATTTTATAATAATAAATTCAAAAATAGCAAACAGAAATAA